In one Ischnura elegans chromosome 13, ioIscEleg1.1, whole genome shotgun sequence genomic region, the following are encoded:
- the LOC124170329 gene encoding uncharacterized protein LOC124170329 isoform X2 encodes MASNVSDSIAEEFVEDRLFSGLFTGSLLQHKELLDMVDDVNVRGVRQKTLLHVGVRLGKADWVEELLARGADTDLVDDTQLNALSSAKEMVQRFPEDTERSEVLKLVSLVHRRDQVILRRLESSLSKSTGLVTPVASPECDIASLKSSVDAMRQEMKSLLCQLSSSLEELKAKVCGRDILLRCLEEAVTSTVEDVTSIKFRLGGDIAVNPSPSNAARARQECVDAMMCRTTIVCRYGADIMRSFYERLYDEDCYTAYIITCLCRDDRVKVMVDPDSIHIGRMKDNVMALDGTQLSGFQCLSFGDLQSEIVYLGAKVCSDNSEKDICGRLALTLAQLSLKLVFDNEGWPYKKGDVISEWDWMMALEELEEEGRKRVWGLHRKIQYALDRRTQLAKVCYLAATVPQIITLHGSTAGRSILQQQAPRLLSLYCDHVIPKLQAKHRKT; translated from the exons ATGGCGAGTAATGTGTCTGATAGTATTGCTGAGGAATTTGTTGAAGATAGGCTGTTTTCTGGATTATTTACCGGTTCGTTGCTCCAGCATAAGGAGCTACTGGATATGGTGGACGATGTGAATGTACGGGGCGTGCGGCAAAAAACACTCTTGCATGTAGGGGTGAGGCTTGGGAAGGCTGATTGGGTTGAGGAGCTGCTGGCAAGAGGGGCTGACACAGACCTTGTGGATGACACTCAATTGAATGCACTTTCTTCAGCTAAGGAGATGGTTCAGCGTTTTCCTGAAGACACGGAACGCTCAGAAGTTCTGAAATTGGTGTCATTGGTTCACAGGAGAGACCAGGTGATTCTGCGTCGTCTGGAATCATCTTTGAGTAAGAGCACTGGCCTTGTAACACCCGTGGCTAGCCCAGAGtgtgatattgcatctctcaagtcctctgtTGATGCAATGAGACAGGAGATGAAATCCCTACTGTGTCAGCTGAGCTCATCATTGGAGGAACTCAAGGCGAAAGTGTGTGGACGTGACATTTTGTTGCGTTGTTTGGAAGAGGCGGTGACGTCTACTGTAGAGGATGTGACGTCAATTAAGTTTCGCCTAGGAGGGGATATTGCAGTGAATCCATCTCCATCCAATGCGGCCAGAGCTAGGCAGGAGTGTGTAGATGCCATGATGTGTAGGACTACGATTGTGTGTAGATATGGAGCAGATATTATGCGAAGTTTTTATGAAAGACTGTATGATGAAGATTGTTACACTGCATATATTATTACTTGCCTGTGTAGGGATGATAGGGTGAAAGTTATGGTTGACCCTGATTCTATTCACATTGGAAGAATGAAGGATAACGTTATGGCTTTGGATGGGACTCAGTTGAGTGGGTTTCAATGTTTGTCCTTTGGTGATTTGCAGAGTGAGATTGTATATTTGGGTGCAAAGGTTTGTTCAGATAATAGTGAGAAAGACATATGTGGTAGGTTAGCTTTGACCCTCGCACAATTATCTCTCaaattagtttttgataatgaAGGTTGGCCATATAAGAAGGGAGATGTTATAAGTGAGTGGGATTGGATGATGGCTCTAGAAGAattggaggaggaggggaggaaaaggGTATGGGGATTACATAGGAAGATCCAATATGCCTTGGATCGGAGGACACAGTTGGCGAAGGTATGTTACCTAGCAGCTACTGTCCCTCAGATTATTACTTTGCATGGATCCACAGCAGGAAGATCTATACTGCAGCAGCAAGCCCCTCGCCTCCTCTCCTTGTACTGTGACCACGTGATACCAAAACTGCAAGCCAAG CACAGGAAGACATAA
- the LOC124170329 gene encoding uncharacterized protein LOC124170329 isoform X1 has product MASNVSDSIAEEFVEDRLFSGLFTGSLLQHKELLDMVDDVNVRGVRQKTLLHVGVRLGKADWVEELLARGADTDLVDDTQLNALSSAKEMVQRFPEDTERSEVLKLVSLVHRRDQVILRRLESSLSKSTGLVTPVASPECDIASLKSSVDAMRQEMKSLLCQLSSSLEELKAKVCGRDILLRCLEEAVTSTVEDVTSIKFRLGGDIAVNPSPSNAARARQECVDAMMCRTTIVCRYGADIMRSFYERLYDEDCYTAYIITCLCRDDRVKVMVDPDSIHIGRMKDNVMALDGTQLSGFQCLSFGDLQSEIVYLGAKVCSDNSEKDICGRLALTLAQLSLKLVFDNEGWPYKKGDVISEWDWMMALEELEEEGRKRVWGLHRKIQYALDRRTQLAKVCYLAATVPQIITLHGSTAGRSILQQQAPRLLSLYCDHVIPKLQAKVRVSPISETTSDTSFYCMPS; this is encoded by the coding sequence ATGGCGAGTAATGTGTCTGATAGTATTGCTGAGGAATTTGTTGAAGATAGGCTGTTTTCTGGATTATTTACCGGTTCGTTGCTCCAGCATAAGGAGCTACTGGATATGGTGGACGATGTGAATGTACGGGGCGTGCGGCAAAAAACACTCTTGCATGTAGGGGTGAGGCTTGGGAAGGCTGATTGGGTTGAGGAGCTGCTGGCAAGAGGGGCTGACACAGACCTTGTGGATGACACTCAATTGAATGCACTTTCTTCAGCTAAGGAGATGGTTCAGCGTTTTCCTGAAGACACGGAACGCTCAGAAGTTCTGAAATTGGTGTCATTGGTTCACAGGAGAGACCAGGTGATTCTGCGTCGTCTGGAATCATCTTTGAGTAAGAGCACTGGCCTTGTAACACCCGTGGCTAGCCCAGAGtgtgatattgcatctctcaagtcctctgtTGATGCAATGAGACAGGAGATGAAATCCCTACTGTGTCAGCTGAGCTCATCATTGGAGGAACTCAAGGCGAAAGTGTGTGGACGTGACATTTTGTTGCGTTGTTTGGAAGAGGCGGTGACGTCTACTGTAGAGGATGTGACGTCAATTAAGTTTCGCCTAGGAGGGGATATTGCAGTGAATCCATCTCCATCCAATGCGGCCAGAGCTAGGCAGGAGTGTGTAGATGCCATGATGTGTAGGACTACGATTGTGTGTAGATATGGAGCAGATATTATGCGAAGTTTTTATGAAAGACTGTATGATGAAGATTGTTACACTGCATATATTATTACTTGCCTGTGTAGGGATGATAGGGTGAAAGTTATGGTTGACCCTGATTCTATTCACATTGGAAGAATGAAGGATAACGTTATGGCTTTGGATGGGACTCAGTTGAGTGGGTTTCAATGTTTGTCCTTTGGTGATTTGCAGAGTGAGATTGTATATTTGGGTGCAAAGGTTTGTTCAGATAATAGTGAGAAAGACATATGTGGTAGGTTAGCTTTGACCCTCGCACAATTATCTCTCaaattagtttttgataatgaAGGTTGGCCATATAAGAAGGGAGATGTTATAAGTGAGTGGGATTGGATGATGGCTCTAGAAGAattggaggaggaggggaggaaaaggGTATGGGGATTACATAGGAAGATCCAATATGCCTTGGATCGGAGGACACAGTTGGCGAAGGTATGTTACCTAGCAGCTACTGTCCCTCAGATTATTACTTTGCATGGATCCACAGCAGGAAGATCTATACTGCAGCAGCAAGCCCCTCGCCTCCTCTCCTTGTACTGTGACCACGTGATACCAAAACTGCAAGCCAAGGTGAGGGTGAGTCCAATTTCCGAAACGACTTCTGACACGAGTTTCTATTGTATGCCATCATGA
- the LOC124170335 gene encoding uncharacterized protein LOC124170335: MMSSNVSASNAEQYVEERHLNELFTGSLNQHKELLDVLEGVDARVIKQSTLLHVGVRLGKVDWVEELLARGADPQLTDDNQVDALSSAKEMVCRFPENWDCSQVLKLVTLVQRRDQVMMNRLQSSSSQSTDYKTSVDMSKHHIESLKSSVEALRQEMKSIVSQLSSSLDEVKAQVCGRDTLLRFLEEAVTSTAENVASMKCGLFGETVVNLLPSSMANARQKCVEAMLRKTEIMYGDGVDIMRRYYCRIFDEDDCTACIMK; the protein is encoded by the coding sequence ATGATGTCAAGCAATGTTTCTGCTAGCAATGCGGAGCAATATGTCGAGGAGAGGCACTTAAATGAATTGTTTACTGGTTCATTGAACCAGCACAAAGAGCTACTCGATGTGTTGGAAGGAGTCGATGCCAGGGTGATAAAGCAGAGTACGCTATTGCATGTTGGAGTAAGACTAGGTAAAGTTGATTGGGTGGAAGAGCTATTGGCGAGAGGTGCTGACCCGCAACTGACGGATGACAATCAAGTGGATGCACTGTCTTCAGCCAAGGAGATGGTTTGTCGTTTCCCTGAGAACTGGGACTGCTCTCAGGTGCTGAAGTTGGTGACGTTGGTACAGCGCAGGGACCAAGTGATGATGAACCGCCTGCAATCGTCATCCAGTCAAAGCACTGACTACAAGACATCTGTGGATATGTCTAAACATCATATTGAATCTCTCAAGTCCTCTGTTGAGGCATTGAGACAGGAGATGAAATCTATTGTGAGTCAGTTGAGCTCCTCTTTGGACGAAGTCAAGGCGCAAGTGTGTGGACGTGACACACTGTTGCGTTTCTTGGAAGAGGCCGTCACCTCAACTGCTGAGAATGTGGCATCAATGAAGTGTGGTCTATTTGGGGAGACTGTGGTGAATCTGCTTCCATCCAGTATGGCCAATGCTCGACAGAAGTGTGTGGAAGCCATGCTACGCAAGACTGAGATAATGTACGGAGATGGAGTAGACATTATGCGTAGGTATTATTGCAGAATTTTTGATGAAGATGATTGCACTGCTTGTATAATGAAGTAG